One window of Chryseobacterium sp. JJR-5R genomic DNA carries:
- a CDS encoding NmrA family NAD(P)-binding protein, producing the protein MKNNQNPTVLVLGASGTIGKQVVRDLEGKPVNIRITSRKQEEVKKLCSEGKDCRFLDLDDPQTFALVLAGVDRVFLLTGYTVGMLTQSKTLVDAAKKAGVRHIVHVGVFAEWDTTDAHFAWHQMIEKYIEASGIAWTHLHPNMFMEALTGAYLPKNLTYTTYWKDRRVGYIAASDIAAVAAQVLVDGPERHAGIDYWLSVESHNGQEIAQLMSKVTGLEIKCEEKGLEEFKELIEDWISSGADKWYAGANIEFVRQMLDGRMSYMSMVQNDIPYILGRPAKTVEEFLTENKELLIVSANENS; encoded by the coding sequence ATGAAAAATAATCAGAATCCCACGGTCCTTGTTTTAGGAGCCAGCGGAACAATCGGAAAACAAGTGGTAAGAGATCTTGAAGGCAAACCTGTTAACATCCGGATCACTTCCCGTAAACAGGAGGAAGTAAAGAAACTCTGCAGTGAAGGGAAAGACTGCAGGTTTCTTGACCTTGACGATCCGCAAACGTTTGCTCTTGTACTTGCAGGTGTAGACCGCGTTTTTCTGCTGACCGGCTATACTGTCGGTATGCTTACCCAAAGTAAAACTTTGGTGGACGCCGCTAAAAAAGCCGGTGTCAGACATATTGTACATGTAGGAGTTTTTGCTGAATGGGATACTACGGATGCTCACTTTGCATGGCACCAGATGATTGAAAAATATATTGAAGCGAGCGGTATTGCCTGGACACATCTTCACCCTAATATGTTTATGGAGGCATTAACAGGTGCTTATCTTCCAAAAAACTTGACATACACCACCTATTGGAAAGACCGCAGGGTCGGTTATATCGCGGCAAGTGATATTGCTGCAGTGGCCGCACAGGTTCTTGTAGATGGTCCTGAACGCCATGCAGGGATAGATTATTGGCTGAGTGTGGAAAGTCATAATGGTCAGGAAATCGCCCAACTGATGAGTAAAGTTACCGGACTTGAGATCAAATGCGAGGAAAAAGGGCTTGAAGAGTTTAAGGAACTGATTGAAGACTGGATATCCAGCGGTGCTGATAAATGGTATGCAGGCGCTAATATTGAATTTGTTAGACAGATGCTGGATGGCAGAATGTCATACATGTCAATGGTTCAGAATGACATTCCATATATCCTGGGCAGACCCGCAAAAACTGTAGAAGAGTTTTTAACCGAAAATAAAGAGTTGTTGATAGTTTCGGCTAACGAAAATAGTTAG
- a CDS encoding alpha/beta hydrolase: protein MKNKIIQRSIAICALAMAVSCSKTNESVKSTGAEKGDSANAAMVKPTGNAPDWGKSIKPEMQAVIEKLASYGDKPIETLTPEEARKNHTPTDAVMDLVKENKITMPAPKVDTTGTDIAVTGSKIHLRMYTPKSGNGPFPVIVYYHGGGFVIADLDVYNASAQGLAEQTGSVVVSVAYRLAPENKFPTAHNDAFEAYQWVVKNAASIKGDPKRIAVAGESAGGNLAANVSIMARDKKITLPVHQLLVYPIAQSDMNTKSYTQYAAAKPLNKPMMAWFTKHYLNSMDEAKDPRISLVNANLKGLPPTTIITAQIDPLNEDGKMLADKLAAAGVKVDSKNYDGVTHEFFGMAVIVPQAKEAQAYAAEQLKAAFK, encoded by the coding sequence ATGAAAAACAAAATTATCCAAAGGTCAATAGCAATATGTGCTTTGGCAATGGCAGTATCCTGCTCAAAAACAAACGAATCTGTAAAATCCACAGGAGCCGAAAAAGGGGATTCTGCAAATGCAGCGATGGTTAAACCTACGGGTAATGCTCCAGATTGGGGAAAATCAATCAAACCTGAAATGCAGGCTGTCATTGAGAAGCTGGCCAGCTATGGGGATAAACCTATTGAAACGCTTACGCCTGAAGAGGCCAGGAAAAACCATACGCCTACCGATGCTGTTATGGATCTGGTTAAAGAAAACAAGATTACCATGCCTGCTCCTAAGGTTGACACAACAGGAACAGATATCGCTGTAACCGGTAGTAAAATTCATCTGCGTATGTACACGCCGAAATCCGGCAACGGACCTTTCCCTGTTATTGTATACTACCATGGCGGAGGATTCGTGATTGCAGATCTTGACGTTTACAATGCATCTGCACAGGGACTTGCTGAACAAACAGGATCTGTGGTGGTATCCGTTGCTTACCGTCTTGCACCTGAAAATAAATTCCCAACAGCCCATAATGATGCTTTTGAAGCATATCAATGGGTCGTTAAAAATGCAGCATCCATTAAAGGCGATCCCAAAAGAATTGCTGTTGCGGGAGAAAGTGCCGGCGGGAACCTGGCTGCCAATGTATCCATTATGGCAAGAGACAAAAAAATCACCTTACCTGTACACCAGCTTCTTGTATATCCTATTGCACAATCAGATATGAATACAAAATCATATACACAGTACGCAGCTGCAAAACCATTGAACAAACCCATGATGGCCTGGTTCACGAAACATTACCTGAACAGTATGGATGAGGCGAAAGATCCGAGAATTTCTCTGGTTAATGCAAATCTTAAAGGCCTTCCGCCTACGACCATAATCACTGCACAAATTGATCCGCTGAACGAAGACGGGAAAATGCTGGCAGACAAGCTTGCGGCAGCGGGTGTTAAAGTAGACAGCAAAAATTATGATGGCGTAACGCATGAATTTTTCGGAATGGCAGTTATTGTACCCCAGGCAAAAGAAGCACAGGCATATGCCGCTGAACAGTTGAAAGCAGCATTTAAATAA
- a CDS encoding catalase family protein, translating to MNHQDKNNSNKYIKYSEGIEVIQPNEEEDSRAVVESMARVNKIMFERYRHAVRDAHAKNHGILRGELKIYDNLPEHLAQGIFKEPRKFPVIIRFSTAPGMIEPDKKSSQRGMAIKIIGIEGEKFLPEEKDALTQDFLLVNYPVIPTGTVKDYLDQQKKVEEYINTPDLFQSIQGAMVVAGRKINNLLGKEDDPNHFSIPGSHILGDRYFSMAAIRYGDYIAKISIAPKSENVAALHGKDMDEELIKKEPESFLTTIVKNFFENQTAVYELSAQLCTDLEKMPVEDGSVQWMEEDSPYQGIASLTIHPQNTFSPERRVYGDDVLSFNPFHCLPEHRPLGNIMRVRKLAYETSSKYRHLMNAAPRTEPRSIEELPD from the coding sequence ATGAATCATCAAGATAAAAATAACAGCAATAAATATATAAAGTATTCTGAAGGAATCGAGGTTATCCAGCCCAATGAAGAAGAAGACAGCCGGGCCGTTGTAGAATCTATGGCAAGGGTCAATAAGATCATGTTTGAAAGATACCGCCATGCCGTGCGTGACGCTCATGCAAAAAACCATGGCATCCTTCGCGGAGAGCTTAAAATATACGACAATCTGCCGGAACATCTGGCCCAGGGTATTTTTAAAGAGCCCCGTAAATTCCCGGTTATTATACGTTTCTCTACTGCCCCCGGTATGATAGAACCGGATAAAAAATCTTCCCAACGCGGCATGGCAATTAAAATAATCGGCATCGAAGGAGAAAAATTCCTGCCGGAGGAGAAAGATGCCCTTACACAGGATTTCCTGCTGGTAAACTATCCGGTTATCCCTACAGGAACCGTTAAGGATTATCTTGACCAACAGAAAAAAGTTGAGGAATACATCAATACCCCGGACCTTTTCCAGAGTATTCAGGGAGCGATGGTAGTAGCGGGGAGAAAAATTAATAACCTGCTCGGAAAAGAAGATGACCCTAACCATTTCAGCATACCGGGATCCCATATTTTAGGTGACCGGTATTTCAGCATGGCTGCGATCCGGTATGGTGATTATATTGCTAAAATTTCCATCGCCCCGAAATCCGAAAACGTAGCGGCTCTCCATGGAAAAGATATGGATGAAGAACTCATAAAAAAAGAACCGGAAAGTTTCCTTACGACTATTGTAAAGAACTTTTTCGAAAACCAGACCGCAGTTTACGAGCTATCCGCTCAACTATGTACGGATTTGGAAAAGATGCCTGTGGAAGACGGCTCAGTGCAGTGGATGGAAGAAGACAGTCCCTATCAGGGAATTGCGAGCCTTACCATACATCCGCAAAATACTTTTAGCCCTGAGCGGAGAGTATACGGCGATGATGTTTTAAGTTTCAACCCTTTTCATTGCCTGCCTGAACACAGGCCGCTTGGCAATATCATGCGGGTAAGAAAGCTGGCATATGAGACTTCATCAAAATACCGCCACCTGATGAATGCAGCTCCCCGGACAGAGCCCAGAAGCATTGAAGAGCTTCCGGATTAG
- a CDS encoding T9SS type A sorting domain-containing protein — MTNPYPSSPFGFIAKFSSNRELSTSDDTIKNRDLQLYDNPNNGNFAVSGSILEKQKAGLSVFDMSGKLVYQAPFEKKKTSHFNLQGTLAIGNYLLEVTSENREKLKIFKMTVK, encoded by the coding sequence ATGACCAACCCTTATCCGTCATCACCTTTCGGCTTTATTGCTAAATTCAGCTCAAACCGTGAATTGTCAACTTCTGATGACACAATTAAAAACAGAGACCTGCAGCTGTATGACAATCCTAACAATGGTAATTTTGCTGTTTCAGGAAGTATTCTGGAAAAACAGAAGGCCGGTCTTTCCGTATTCGATATGTCCGGAAAATTAGTTTATCAGGCTCCTTTTGAGAAGAAAAAAACCAGTCACTTTAATTTACAGGGCACGCTGGCCATCGGGAACTACCTGCTGGAAGTGACCTCTGAAAACAGGGAGAAGCTAAAAATCTTTAAGATGACTGTTAAGTAG
- a CDS encoding NAD(P)-binding domain-containing protein: MKIGIVGTGAIGSILAERLSEAGHHVKVTNTRSMPELEKIAAALGAGAATLRDVVKDVDAVIFSMPFNAYKDLPKDLLKEVPQDVVVMDTSNYYPFRDGNIAELKEITESEYISGILNRPLTKVFNNILEGTLKHKGTTAGTEGRIAISVAGDNEEHKKIVAQIVDITGFDNVDGGTLAESWRQQPGTPAYCTELNKEELKQALADAEKGKAPAIRDFIMDNLRSKDSWPSYEEILSGNRIHQKGKSN; this comes from the coding sequence ATGAAAATAGGAATTGTTGGAACAGGTGCCATAGGAAGCATTTTAGCAGAGAGATTATCTGAAGCCGGGCATCATGTAAAAGTAACCAACACCAGGTCAATGCCTGAACTGGAAAAAATTGCCGCCGCTTTAGGCGCAGGTGCTGCAACCCTCCGGGATGTAGTGAAAGATGTTGATGCTGTCATCTTCTCAATGCCCTTCAATGCGTACAAAGACCTGCCAAAGGACTTACTAAAAGAGGTGCCTCAGGATGTGGTGGTGATGGATACATCAAATTATTATCCTTTCAGAGATGGCAACATCGCTGAGCTGAAGGAAATCACAGAAAGCGAATATATTTCAGGTATACTAAATCGACCGCTGACTAAAGTGTTCAACAATATTCTGGAAGGTACCTTGAAACACAAAGGCACAACAGCCGGTACCGAAGGGAGAATAGCTATTTCTGTAGCGGGCGATAACGAGGAACATAAGAAGATTGTTGCTCAAATAGTAGATATTACAGGTTTTGATAACGTTGATGGTGGCACATTGGCTGAATCCTGGAGACAACAGCCCGGAACTCCGGCCTATTGTACTGAATTGAATAAGGAAGAATTAAAACAGGCATTGGCTGACGCTGAAAAAGGAAAAGCACCTGCAATAAGGGATTTTATCATGGACAATCTGAGAAGTAAGGACAGCTGGCCTTCATATGAAGAAATTTTATCAGGCAACCGCATACATCAGAAAGGAAAAAGTAACTAA
- a CDS encoding transposase: MNFKYIHIGSTIKKRVGESRIELPRICTFMKCSEEEVLEMYSSEDLSAGTLLRWSKLLEYDFFRIYTQHLILYSPPSNADRQIPSVIKTKLPVFRKNIYSKEIIDFILDLIRTGSKTKTEIVQEYRIPKTTLYKWISKNITENTPEDENT; the protein is encoded by the coding sequence ATGAACTTCAAATATATCCATATTGGAAGCACGATAAAAAAAAGAGTTGGTGAAAGCAGAATTGAATTACCGCGGATCTGCACCTTTATGAAATGTTCTGAAGAAGAAGTGCTGGAAATGTATTCTTCCGAAGACTTAAGCGCCGGGACTCTCCTGAGATGGAGCAAACTCCTGGAATATGATTTTTTCCGTATTTACACACAGCATTTAATTCTCTATTCACCGCCATCCAACGCAGACAGGCAGATCCCGTCTGTTATAAAAACGAAGCTGCCCGTATTCCGTAAAAATATCTACAGCAAAGAAATCATAGACTTTATCCTTGACCTTATCAGGACAGGAAGCAAAACAAAAACTGAAATCGTCCAGGAATACCGTATTCCCAAAACTACGCTCTATAAATGGATCAGTAAAAATATCACCGAAAATACTCCAGAAGATGAAAACACCTGA
- a CDS encoding YcxB family protein has product MKLKAKVTIRQYLKILFSLTYSKPMMIFLVCFALLMVLWIVLYHLNILNLPEPLIYQYITLLLIAVIQPVVIFTTILRNYYSSNHLRETLDMDLTEDKIKIRGESFYMEILWPKIYKIVEKKNWFLVYQNNLSAILIPKKKLSVEQIKQIQEILGSVKTIK; this is encoded by the coding sequence ATGAAGTTAAAAGCAAAAGTGACCATCCGGCAATATTTAAAAATATTATTCAGCTTAACCTATTCAAAGCCCATGATGATATTCCTTGTCTGCTTCGCGTTGTTAATGGTGCTTTGGATTGTGCTTTACCACTTGAATATTTTAAATCTTCCGGAACCTTTAATTTATCAGTATATCACTTTACTTTTAATTGCTGTGATTCAGCCGGTCGTGATATTTACCACCATTCTGAGAAATTATTACTCAAGCAATCATTTAAGGGAAACGCTGGATATGGATTTAACCGAAGACAAGATAAAAATCAGAGGCGAGTCCTTCTACATGGAAATTCTCTGGCCGAAAATCTATAAGATTGTTGAAAAGAAAAATTGGTTTCTCGTCTATCAAAACAATTTATCTGCGATTTTAATTCCTAAAAAAAAGCTATCGGTGGAGCAGATAAAGCAGATTCAAGAAATTTTAGGATCAGTAAAAACTATAAAATAA
- a CDS encoding helix-turn-helix domain-containing protein, whose protein sequence is MKTPDYQKIYHDMIRLKYPEKAVLCNRILQKSQLGLLDLIHLNTIISGGGDKEVIKDNQKLKSYNKQAVLQILDYQKKHKLNNSQLGKHFNLSRNTVAKWKKFYI, encoded by the coding sequence ATGAAAACACCTGACTACCAAAAAATTTATCATGACATGATCCGCCTGAAATATCCTGAAAAAGCGGTCTTATGCAATCGTATTTTACAGAAAAGCCAGCTTGGATTACTGGACCTTATTCACCTAAACACTATCATCAGCGGAGGTGGAGATAAAGAGGTTATAAAAGATAACCAAAAGCTTAAGTCTTATAATAAACAGGCGGTTTTACAGATTTTGGACTACCAAAAAAAACATAAGCTGAATAATTCTCAATTGGGAAAGCATTTTAATCTCAGCCGTAATACTGTAGCTAAATGGAAGAAATTTTATATATAA
- a CDS encoding response regulator transcription factor gives MRKIFLVEDDEAIREVMELFLTSENYLVQSFGNVQDFKARDTSIIPDLYLFDVMLPDGSGIDLCKQIKNNEDNDGVPVIIMSAHAKLSQFSILCEPDDFITKPFDIDNLLLRINKIINQK, from the coding sequence ATGAGAAAAATCTTTTTAGTTGAGGATGACGAGGCGATAAGGGAAGTTATGGAGCTATTTTTAACTTCCGAGAATTATCTAGTGCAATCATTTGGAAATGTACAGGATTTTAAAGCAAGAGATACAAGTATTATTCCTGACCTTTATCTGTTTGATGTAATGTTGCCGGATGGTTCAGGCATTGATCTTTGCAAACAGATCAAAAACAATGAGGACAATGATGGCGTACCCGTTATTATTATGAGCGCACATGCTAAATTGAGTCAATTCAGTATTCTCTGTGAGCCTGATGACTTTATTACAAAACCATTTGACATTGATAATTTACTTTTAAGAATTAATAAGATTATTAATCAAAAATAA
- a CDS encoding response regulator: MKNKKVMICDDDHDNLNISEFLLEFEGYIVIKEIDSTNLINKINENNPDILLVDMWMPVLCGGGIIKIIRVDSKNKELPIIAFSASYESDKAAIEAGENHYISKPFNIDDFTKLISKLVS; encoded by the coding sequence ATGAAAAATAAAAAAGTTATGATTTGTGATGATGATCACGATAATTTAAATATATCGGAGTTCCTTTTAGAATTTGAAGGATATATAGTGATCAAAGAAATTGACAGTACTAATCTTATAAATAAAATTAATGAGAATAATCCGGATATTCTGCTCGTGGACATGTGGATGCCTGTACTATGTGGTGGTGGTATAATAAAAATAATCCGCGTAGATTCTAAGAATAAAGAATTGCCAATAATAGCGTTTTCGGCGAGTTATGAAAGTGATAAAGCAGCCATTGAAGCAGGCGAGAATCATTATATAAGCAAACCTTTTAATATAGATGATTTCACTAAACTGATCAGTAAGTTAGTTTCGTAA
- a CDS encoding T9SS C-terminal target domain-containing protein translates to MLEKIKFFILFFIGLLPIAAQLPGTALMPLKEVKNIYGGAQSDQANAVAKTSDGGYIIAGYTESNNGDISGNHGGQDCLVLKFNSSGILQWQKTLGGTSSDRANSILQTSDGGYIIAGDTQSNNGDASGNHGGYDCWIIKLDSTGNIQWQKMLGGTNDEYTNSIIQTTDGGYAIAGYTRSDDGDVSGRKGSYDFWIVKLNSTGLLQWQKTLGGTSDDRATSIIQTADGGYAVVGSITSNDGDVSGFHGGVDGWIVKLTGTGTLQWQKALGGTLGENINSIIRTNDGGYAVAGFARSNDGDASGNHGYDDFWVIKLTNTGTIQWQKQLGGTVLDRANAIIQTSDSGYLVAGYTRSNNGDIFGNHGTDDFWVVKLTAAGYLQSFKLLGGTSVDIANAITKINNGNYVVTGYTYSVDGDITGQNNGTADILMFELDMNGNIMYFYDDTAP, encoded by the coding sequence ATGTTAGAAAAAATAAAGTTTTTTATCCTGTTTTTTATAGGGCTTCTCCCCATAGCGGCACAACTACCGGGCACTGCTTTAATGCCTCTTAAAGAAGTAAAGAATATTTACGGAGGTGCACAGAGTGATCAGGCTAATGCTGTTGCTAAAACTTCTGATGGCGGCTATATTATCGCTGGATACACAGAATCAAATAATGGGGATATCTCCGGCAATCATGGTGGGCAGGATTGTTTGGTATTAAAATTTAATAGTTCAGGTATTTTGCAATGGCAAAAGACATTAGGTGGTACATCTAGTGATAGGGCTAATTCAATCTTACAAACCAGCGATGGCGGTTATATTATCGCTGGAGATACACAATCAAATAATGGAGATGCATCCGGAAATCACGGAGGTTACGATTGCTGGATCATCAAACTTGACAGTACAGGAAATATACAGTGGCAAAAAATGTTGGGTGGAACAAACGATGAGTATACAAATTCAATTATTCAGACTACTGATGGCGGTTATGCTATTGCCGGATATACAAGATCAGATGACGGAGATGTATCTGGGCGAAAAGGCAGTTACGATTTTTGGATAGTAAAACTCAACAGTACAGGATTATTACAATGGCAGAAAACCTTGGGAGGAACAAGTGACGACAGAGCTACTTCTATCATACAAACTGCTGATGGCGGATATGCAGTTGTAGGCTCTATTACATCAAATGACGGGGATGTTTCAGGGTTTCACGGAGGTGTTGATGGCTGGATTGTCAAGCTTACCGGCACTGGTACTCTTCAATGGCAAAAAGCCTTGGGAGGGACATTAGGTGAAAATATTAACTCCATTATTCGGACAAATGACGGTGGATATGCAGTAGCGGGATTCGCACGTTCAAATGATGGAGATGCCTCTGGCAATCATGGATATGATGATTTCTGGGTCATTAAGCTTACAAATACCGGAACCATACAATGGCAAAAACAATTAGGCGGAACTGTACTGGACCGTGCGAATGCTATTATTCAGACTAGTGACAGCGGGTATCTGGTAGCCGGATATACCCGATCTAACAACGGTGATATCTTTGGAAACCACGGCACTGATGATTTCTGGGTGGTAAAACTAACCGCCGCGGGATATTTACAATCCTTTAAATTATTGGGAGGTACTAGTGTAGATATAGCCAATGCAATTACTAAAATTAATAATGGCAATTATGTGGTAACTGGTTATACTTATTCTGTTGATGGAGATATTACAGGGCAGAATAATGGTACTGCAGACATCTTAATGTTTGAACTTGACATGAATGGCAACATTATGTATTTCTATGACGATACGGCACCATAA
- a CDS encoding PAS domain-containing protein: protein MIRFFSALGTEALLEILKQSSDATAIYTGSDITIQLANDAMLVIWGKDQSVLGKPIEEALPELKEQPFLQLLKEVWQNGETYEAKDTAATLEINGEMVTSYFDFIYRPILDKEGKVYCILHTTVDVTERVKAWKLVREKEEHEQQINEELAATNEEYQATNEELNDTNNRLNKVFQKLEYTENRMQELVRTTPVGLALLKGSDMLIETANPEMLTIWGYTETTLLGKPLLEIFPMLRGQIFSNQLDLVYSSGQAISIREIVFDAYVVNHKESKYIDISLQPLLDANHQVDAVMATVMDVTEKVTARKELEARELKLQEYTEELIALTEEIQTSNEELGALNEEYSATNDQLDLANQQIHLLNDQLRKENTNLLFDNKGFRDDIIDLDNSNKFLEDRNSDLVKLNNTILKLNDQLSDSETSFSNLISQAPVAMMLVKGDDFVVAMINKSMLELIGKDASIIGKPLFKELPELRGQHAANMLIETYEKGTAHIDYSNPVMLNRGGKLDNGFFNFTYTPFIENGKVTGVIDMAMEVTPHVLAIQQKEDTIKEKIALEETLRNSEQRLHGILETMAEGVGVTDASGQLIYANPMAQQILGLSESTIKDRTYDDPQWQNLRLDGSPLPSEEHPMSIMFSTGQPVFDYEIGVQPPDRERFYISINAAPIFDIEGKLSGGIGTFMDVTTRRMITQGKDDFISIASHELKTPVTALKATIQLLQRSHEKLTTESRGRLLEQANKSLEKLSRLISDLLDTSRIEQGHLRLDKKPFALSELFNDCYSNLADGTKQELIFEGDTDESVNADNQQIGQVMSNFITNAIKYAPDSEKIIVRAEKLNGTEIRISVKDNGPGIPKEKLTHLFERYYRTNYEGQKFTGLGLGLYISADIIKNHGGKVGVESKLGKGSEFWFTLPIEKGDK, encoded by the coding sequence ATGATTAGATTTTTTTCTGCTTTGGGTACTGAAGCACTTCTTGAAATCCTCAAACAATCCAGTGATGCAACAGCTATCTATACCGGGTCGGATATTACCATTCAATTGGCTAATGATGCGATGCTGGTCATCTGGGGGAAAGACCAGTCTGTTCTGGGCAAACCCATCGAAGAGGCTTTGCCTGAATTGAAAGAACAGCCTTTTTTACAGCTTTTAAAAGAGGTATGGCAAAATGGGGAGACATATGAAGCAAAGGACACGGCCGCCACCTTGGAGATCAATGGTGAGATGGTCACCTCGTATTTTGACTTTATCTACAGGCCTATTTTAGATAAAGAAGGTAAGGTGTATTGCATCCTGCATACAACAGTGGATGTCACTGAAAGGGTAAAAGCCTGGAAGCTGGTGCGTGAAAAAGAGGAACACGAACAGCAAATCAATGAGGAACTGGCTGCAACCAATGAAGAATACCAGGCGACCAATGAGGAACTGAATGATACAAACAACCGTCTGAACAAGGTTTTTCAAAAACTAGAATATACCGAAAACCGAATGCAGGAACTGGTAAGAACAACCCCGGTGGGGCTTGCTTTACTGAAAGGCAGTGATATGCTGATTGAAACCGCCAATCCTGAAATGCTGACCATTTGGGGATATACTGAAACAACATTACTGGGAAAACCACTATTGGAAATTTTCCCTATGCTCAGGGGCCAGATCTTTTCTAACCAACTTGATCTTGTTTATTCTTCCGGGCAGGCGATCTCCATCAGAGAAATAGTTTTTGATGCTTATGTGGTGAATCATAAGGAAAGCAAATATATCGATATCAGCTTACAGCCTCTGCTCGATGCAAATCATCAGGTTGATGCTGTAATGGCCACGGTAATGGATGTTACGGAAAAAGTAACCGCAAGGAAAGAACTGGAGGCGCGCGAGCTTAAATTACAGGAATATACCGAAGAGCTCATTGCGCTCACTGAAGAAATACAGACCAGCAATGAGGAATTGGGTGCATTGAATGAAGAGTATTCAGCCACCAATGATCAGCTGGATTTAGCTAATCAGCAAATCCATCTACTGAACGATCAGCTCCGGAAAGAAAATACGAATCTTCTTTTTGACAATAAGGGATTCCGGGATGACATTATTGATCTGGATAACTCTAACAAATTTCTGGAAGACAGGAACAGTGATCTGGTGAAGTTGAACAATACCATTCTCAAACTGAACGACCAGCTTTCCGACAGCGAAACAAGTTTCAGCAATCTTATTTCCCAGGCTCCCGTAGCAATGATGCTGGTTAAGGGGGATGACTTCGTTGTGGCTATGATAAACAAATCGATGCTCGAACTTATCGGCAAAGACGCCTCTATTATCGGAAAGCCTTTGTTCAAAGAGCTCCCTGAACTTAGAGGGCAGCATGCAGCCAATATGCTGATCGAGACATACGAAAAAGGTACAGCGCATATAGACTACTCTAATCCGGTAATGCTCAATCGTGGCGGGAAATTGGACAACGGCTTCTTTAATTTCACCTATACGCCTTTTATAGAAAACGGTAAGGTGACCGGTGTCATCGATATGGCGATGGAGGTAACCCCGCATGTCCTGGCCATCCAACAGAAAGAAGATACCATTAAAGAAAAAATCGCACTTGAAGAGACACTGAGAAACAGCGAACAGCGCTTACACGGCATTTTGGAAACGATGGCTGAAGGCGTCGGAGTAACGGATGCAAGTGGCCAGTTGATCTATGCCAACCCAATGGCGCAGCAGATCCTGGGACTGAGCGAAAGTACCATTAAAGACAGAACCTATGATGACCCGCAATGGCAGAATTTAAGGCTCGACGGCTCTCCGCTACCCTCAGAGGAACATCCGATGTCAATCATGTTTTCGACCGGACAACCTGTTTTCGATTACGAGATCGGTGTTCAACCTCCTGACAGAGAGCGCTTTTATATCTCAATCAATGCGGCACCGATATTTGACATTGAAGGTAAACTGTCTGGGGGGATCGGAACTTTTATGGACGTTACAACGCGCCGAATGATCACTCAGGGCAAAGATGATTTCATCAGTATTGCAAGCCACGAACTGAAAACTCCGGTAACTGCCTTGAAAGCTACTATACAGCTTCTTCAGCGTTCTCATGAAAAACTTACGACAGAATCCCGGGGAAGACTTTTGGAACAGGCCAACAAAAGTTTAGAGAAATTATCACGCTTGATCTCTGATCTCCTGGATACCAGCAGGATAGAACAGGGACATTTAAGGCTTGACAAAAAACCGTTTGCTCTTTCAGAATTATTTAATGACTGCTATTCCAATTTAGCGGATGGCACAAAGCAGGAACTTATCTTCGAAGGAGACACCGATGAGAGCGTTAATGCTGACAACCAGCAGATCGGCCAGGTTATGAGCAATTTCATCACCAATGCCATCAAGTATGCTCCGGATTCAGAAAAGATCATCGTTAGGGCTGAAAAACTGAACGGCACAGAAATAAGGATCAGCGTAAAAGATAACGGACCGGGAATTCCAAAGGAAAAATTGACGCACCTCTTTGAACGCTATTACAGAACCAATTATGAGGGCCAAAAGTTTACAGGTCTTGGCCTTGGACTTTACATCAGTGCAGATATCATTAAAAATCATGGCGGAAAGGTTGGTGTTGAAAGCAAGCTGGGAAAAGGCAGTGAGTTTTGGTTCACACTTCCCATCGAGAAAGGTGACAAATAA